AAGAACTCATCGCGTGGCTCGACAGGATGGACATGCCGCGGCTCGTCGTATTCACAAAAGGCGATAAAATCTCGCCTGGACGGCGCAAGGGGCAGTATAATACGATAATGCGCGGCGGCCTCGATTCCGTGCTGCCGCCCTTCATCACCTCGGGAGTCAACAATTCGGAGATGGAGAAGCTGCGCGAAGGAATCACGGAGGTGCTGCGTGAGATGGAGCGCCTCGACGCGCTCGAAGTGGCGCGCGGCGAATAACGCATAAACATGCCCGATGTTCCGGAACGGCCGGCTGTCGGGAATGTTAATAGAAACGGCGCGCCACCAGGCGCGTCAGCTGAGGAGGAAAACGGATGGATTCCGAGAGAACGCAGTTGGGCAAGAGTTACGACCCGGCGCCCATCGAGGACAAGTGGTACTCGCAGTGGGTAGAGAACGGGCTTTTCAAGGCCGACGCCTCGTCGCCGAGGCCGGCTTTTTCGATAGTCATCCCGCCGCCTAACGTCACGGGCTCGCTGCATGTCGGCCACGCTCTGGACAATACTCTCCAGGATATACTGAGCCGCACGAAAAGAATGCAGGGCTACGAGGTTCTGTGGCTTCCCGGAACCGACCACGCAGGCATCGCGACGCAGAACGTCGTCGAGCGTTCGCTCGCGAAGGAAGGGGTTTCACGCCACGACCTAGGACGCGAGGAATTCGTCAAAAAGGTCTGGGAGTGGAAAGAGCTCTACGGAAGCACGATAATCAATCAGCTGAAGAAGCTCGGCGCCTCCTGCGACTGGAGCCGCGAGCGCTTCACTATGGACGAGGGCCTTTCGCGCGCCGTGCGCAAGATATTCGTCCAGCTCTACAAGAAAGGGCTCATCTACCGTGGCAAATATCTTATAAATTGGTGTCCTCGCTGCCAGACGGCGCTCTCCGACCTCGAAGTCGAGCACGAGGACGAGGACGGCAAGTTCTACGAGGTCGCCTATAAGTTCGCCGACGGATCCGACGGAGCGGTGGTCGTAATGACGACGCGTCCGGAGACGATACTCGGTGACAGCGCGATAGCGATACATCCGCGCGACGAGAAGAACCGCCACCTCATCGGCAAAAAAGTCGTCGTGCCGCTCGTCGGGCGCGTCATCCCAGTTATTGAAGACAACATGGTCGACCCGGAGTTCGGCTCCGGCTGCGTCAAGATAACGCCTGCACACGACCCGAACGACTTCCTTGTCGGTCAGCGCCACAACCTTGAGCAGATACAGGTCATAGACGGGCGCGGCATAATGAATGAAAACGCCGGCAAGTACGCGGGAATGGACCGCTTTGCGGCGCGTGACGCTGTGGCCGCAGACCTTGAAAAAGAGGGCGCTCTGCTCTCCGTCAAAGACCTGCGCCACTCTGTAGGCCACTGCTACCGCTGCCATACGGTCGTCGAGCCGTACCTCTCCGAGCAGTGGTTCGTCCGTACGCGCACTCTCGCCGACGCCGGAGTAGCCTCCGTACAGGCCGGGAAAATCAAGTTCATCCCAGAGCAGTGGACCAACGTCTACTATCAGTGGATGGAGAATATCCGCGACTGGTGCATATCGCGTCAGCTATGGTGGGGACACCGCATCCCGGCGTGGTACTGCGACGAGTGCGGCGAGGTCATAGTCGAAGAAAACGCGCCGGAGAAATGCCCGAAGTGCGGGTGTACACACCTGCATCAAGACGAAGACGTCCTCGATACATGGTTCTCAAGCGGGCTCTGGCCCTTCTCGACGATGGGCTGGCCCGACGATACCGAGACGCTCCGCAAGTTCTATCCGACATCGGTGCTCGTCACGGGCTTCGACATAATTTTCTTCTGGGTCGCGCGCATGATAATGTTCGGCCTCGAAGCTATGCATGAGGTGCCGTTCCGCGACGTCTACATCCACGCGCTTGTCCGCGACGAGAAGGGGCAGAAGATGAGCAAGTCGCGCGGCAACGTCATAGACCCGCTGACGATAGTCAAGGACTACGGAGCTGACGCGCTGCGCCTCACGCTCGCCGCCCTCACGGTGCAGGGACGCGATATATTCCTCTCTACGGAAAGGATCTCCACCTACCGCCTGTTTATGAACAAGCTGTGGAACGCGAGCCGCTTCGCGCTCATGAACCTCGAAGATGCTGAGGCGGGACAGAAGATAGACGACAACGAGCTCCAGCTCCAGGACAAATGGATACTCAACCGTATCTCACAGGTCTCGTCCGAGATGACGCGGCTGCTTGACGGATACTTCTTCGGCGAAGCGGCGCGCCTCATGTACGACTTTACCTGGGGCGAGCTCTGCGACTGGTATCTCGAACTCGCAAAGCCCGCGCTGCGAGGCGAAGAGGGCGAAGCGCGCAGAAAGACCGTGCAGGCCGTCATGCTCGCCGTATTCGAGGACGTCCTCAAGCTGCTGCATCCGATAATCCCGTTCGTGACGGAGGAGCTGTGGCACGCCTTCCCGTTCGGGACGGACTTCATCATGCGCAGCGGCTGGCCGAAGCCGAGGCTTGCCGAGATCGACGAAAAAGTGATTTCCGACATGAACTTCGTGCAGGAGACCATACGCGCCGTCCGCAACCTCAGAGCCGAGGCGCGCATAGCGCCGCAGCAGACGATACCGGGCGTCACGCTCGCAGTACACGACGCGGCGAAGCTTGAGCTTCTCAAAGAATGCGAGAAGCAGATAAAGCTGCTTACAAAGGTCGAAACGGTGAGCTTCGCCGGCGAAGGCTGCAAGCCGGAGAAGAGTCTCGCGACGGTCCTTGACGGCGCGCAGGTATATCTCCCTGTCGGCGAACTGCTCGACGTCGAGAAAGAGATGCAGCGCCTCCGGAACGACCTTGCAAAGCTCGAAAAAGACATAGAGAAGAGCAGAGCGAAGCTCGCGAATGAAAAGTTCGTCGAGCGCGCGCCCGCCGAAGTTATAGAAAAGGAAAAGAATACGCTCGCCGACAACGAAGCCAAAGCCGAGAGAACGAAGGCGAACCTGGCGAGCCTGTCCGAATAATATGAACGAAAAAAATAAATTTGAGCTTGTCGAAGCAAAGCTGGCTCAGATGGCGAGTCCGGGCATACGCCCCGGGCTCGCCCGTCTCGCGCGGCTTCTTCGCGAAGCCGGTTCGCCGCAGGGAAAGTTCCCTGCGGTTTATATTGTCGGGACGAACGGCAAAGGATCGACCGCAGCCGGTATCTATTCCGTGCTGAGGGCCTCGGGCTACGGCGCCGCTCTCTACACCAGTCCGCATCTCGTCGACTTTTCGGAGCGTCTCGTGATAGACGGCGAACGGGCGCTGGCGGAAGAATGGCTCGACGCCGCGTCCGAACTTGAGGGCATAGTTCATAGTGCCGACTATTTCAGGGACAATCTGCCGACCTACTTTGAACTCGTCACGGCGGCCGCGATACTGATACTTGCGCGCAGAAAGCCCGACGCCGCCGTATTCGAGGCCGGAATGGGCGGCCGGCTGGACGCGTCGAACATCCTTAGCGACGTCGCGCTCAGCGTCGTCGTCCCGATCGGCATGGACCACACGGAATTTCTCGGAGATACGATTGAAAAGATAGCGGCCGAGAAGTTCGCAGTAATGCGGAAGGATACGCCGGCGCTCTTCTTCGGGGACGAACGGCTTGACGGACTGTTCCGCGAAGCCGCAGCGCGCTGCGGCGCCCTTGCGCATGTGTTCTCGGAGGAATACAGGATAACGGAGCGTTCGTACTCTCTCGACGGCACGCGCTTCACGCTCTCCGACGGCGCGGGCTCGCGGGAATATTTCACGCCGCTCGTAGGCTCTTTCCAGGCCGACAACGCCGCCATGTCTGTCGCGGCCTCGCGGCTTCTCGCGGGACGCTTCCCGCACATTACAGAAGATTCCATAAAACGAGGGATTTCCGAGACGGAATGGCATGGACGCATGGAGATAGTCAGCCGTTCGCCGCTTGTAATCGTCGACGGAGGGCACAACCCGCACGCTATGAAGCGGCTGTCTGAGACCCTCGCGGGAATTTTTCCGAAGGGCGGCCTTTCTGTAGTGCTTGCCATGATGAAGGACAAGGACATCTCTGGCGCGCTCTCTCTGATGCGTCCGCTGGAAGCCGAAGTGTACTGTACCGAGGTGCCGGGGCTCGAACGTTCGCTCGGAGCGGACGGCATGAGGGAAACCGCGGAGCGCGCGGGGCTGCGCGCCGCCGGAGCCTACAGCGACCCGATTGCGGCGATACGCGCCGCTGCCGGCGGCGGCCTGCCAGTCGTCTGCTGCGGCAGCCTCTACCTAGTCGGATACATAAAAGCGCATATAGATGAACTGTAAAGAACCGGCCGGATTCAGACTGAGCCGTTCGGCCCACGGCGTGGAAGTCGAATTCGTAATGCCGCGCGAACTCGACGGCAAATTCTTCGCGCGCCTTTACGCGCGAGGGCCGCTCAACGACGAAGCCGAAGGCGACCCGGCGCGCGTCTGGGCGTCGCTCGCACCGGAGTATGAAGGCCGCCCGCTCGTCGCGCCGCGCCAGGTGCACGGCGTGAAAATTATAGAAGCGTCGAAGTGCGAAACGCTTCCTCTGCGGAGCGAGGCCGACGGAGTTTTTATCCGCGAGGGGGATTACGCGCTCGCGAGCCTGCGTTTTGCGGACTGCGCCCCAGTAGTCGCAGCGCACGCCGGGGAAGAATCGTGGATGGCGGTCCTGCATTCCGGCTTCAAAGGCACGCTGCAAAACATTTCCGCCGCCGCGCTTGAACGTTTCGGCGGAACGCGAGGGAGCGGAAAGACATGGGCATGGATCGGCCCATGCATAGGGCCATGCTGCTACTCGCGGCGTGAGGACGATCCCGCGACGCGCGAGGCTCTTGCGAAATTTTCTCTGGACAGCGTAAGGTTCGCCCGGGAATTAGATTTGTATGACTTCGCGGCGGCATGTCACGGCGGAGTAACGGACGCGCCGCTATCGCAAAACGAAAGCGCCGGGGCGGACGGCGTCGCTGTGCGCGCGGCTATGCCGGGCGCCGAGAAACGGCGGCATGACGCCGCGTACTTCGACATCGGCGCAGAGATACGGCGGCAGCTCGCCGGCTTCGGCGTGCCTGAAGAAAATATATTCAGCTTCGGAGGCTGCACCCGCTGCGGAAACGGACTGTTTTATTCCTATCGCGCGGGCGACAAAGAAAAAAGGAATTTTTTACTTGCGGGACGCTCCACAATCCGCGAAAATATGTGAAAATAATTATATAAGCAGTACACCGCGTTCCGGGGAGTGAAGCATTGTGGACACAGTACGGGTAGGAGTCGTGGGCGTAGGACATCTTGGGATGCACCACGCGAGAGTATATACGGAGATATTGGGAGCTCAGCTCGTCGGCGTCGCGGACATCAACGAGGAGCGCGCCCAATCTATCGCGGAGCCTCTCGGCGTCAGCGCCTACGGCGATTTTGAAAAACTTATAAAAGAAAAACATCCTGACGCCGTGAGCATAGTCGTCCCGACCGTCGGCCACTACGAGGTCGCGAAGATAGCGATGGAGCACGGCATACACGTGCTTGTCGAGAAGCCGGTGACGACGAGCGTAGACGAGGCGGAAAAGCTTCTCAACCTCGCTGTCGAGAAGAACGTAATACTCCAGGTAGGACACATAGAGCGATTCAACAGCGCGGTGCAGCACGCGCGTGAATTTATCAAGGACCCGTATTTCATACAGACGCGCAGGATGGGCCCGTTCTCGCCGCGCATCAGCGACGTCGGCGTCGTGCTCGACCTGATGATACACGACGTGGACATCATACTCTCGATGGTGCACTCCGACCTCGTCTCTATATCTGCGGTCGGAAGCTGCATACGCACGCCGCACGAAGACATCGCCTCCGTACAGCTGCGCTTTGCGAACGGTACGATCGCCCAGATAC
The window above is part of the Cloacibacillus sp. An23 genome. Proteins encoded here:
- a CDS encoding polyphenol oxidase family protein; protein product: MNCKEPAGFRLSRSAHGVEVEFVMPRELDGKFFARLYARGPLNDEAEGDPARVWASLAPEYEGRPLVAPRQVHGVKIIEASKCETLPLRSEADGVFIREGDYALASLRFADCAPVVAAHAGEESWMAVLHSGFKGTLQNISAAALERFGGTRGSGKTWAWIGPCIGPCCYSRREDDPATREALAKFSLDSVRFARELDLYDFAAACHGGVTDAPLSQNESAGADGVAVRAAMPGAEKRRHDAAYFDIGAEIRRQLAGFGVPEENIFSFGGCTRCGNGLFYSYRAGDKEKRNFLLAGRSTIRENM
- a CDS encoding Gfo/Idh/MocA family oxidoreductase, which produces MDTVRVGVVGVGHLGMHHARVYTEILGAQLVGVADINEERAQSIAEPLGVSAYGDFEKLIKEKHPDAVSIVVPTVGHYEVAKIAMEHGIHVLVEKPVTTSVDEAEKLLNLAVEKNVILQVGHIERFNSAVQHAREFIKDPYFIQTRRMGPFSPRISDVGVVLDLMIHDVDIILSMVHSDLVSISAVGSCIRTPHEDIASVQLRFANGTIAQILVSRVSEKRQRQMEITEAERYITVNYEAQDITVQRCVRQSGGNVVEVMEHPVFPKTEPLKMELQHFISCVRDGRQPMVGIRDGKRALEVCVAALRQIHEDKRQADAILSAI
- a CDS encoding folylpolyglutamate synthase/dihydrofolate synthase family protein, producing MNEKNKFELVEAKLAQMASPGIRPGLARLARLLREAGSPQGKFPAVYIVGTNGKGSTAAGIYSVLRASGYGAALYTSPHLVDFSERLVIDGERALAEEWLDAASELEGIVHSADYFRDNLPTYFELVTAAAILILARRKPDAAVFEAGMGGRLDASNILSDVALSVVVPIGMDHTEFLGDTIEKIAAEKFAVMRKDTPALFFGDERLDGLFREAAARCGALAHVFSEEYRITERSYSLDGTRFTLSDGAGSREYFTPLVGSFQADNAAMSVAASRLLAGRFPHITEDSIKRGISETEWHGRMEIVSRSPLVIVDGGHNPHAMKRLSETLAGIFPKGGLSVVLAMMKDKDISGALSLMRPLEAEVYCTEVPGLERSLGADGMRETAERAGLRAAGAYSDPIAAIRAAAGGGLPVVCCGSLYLVGYIKAHIDEL
- a CDS encoding valine--tRNA ligase, translating into MDSERTQLGKSYDPAPIEDKWYSQWVENGLFKADASSPRPAFSIVIPPPNVTGSLHVGHALDNTLQDILSRTKRMQGYEVLWLPGTDHAGIATQNVVERSLAKEGVSRHDLGREEFVKKVWEWKELYGSTIINQLKKLGASCDWSRERFTMDEGLSRAVRKIFVQLYKKGLIYRGKYLINWCPRCQTALSDLEVEHEDEDGKFYEVAYKFADGSDGAVVVMTTRPETILGDSAIAIHPRDEKNRHLIGKKVVVPLVGRVIPVIEDNMVDPEFGSGCVKITPAHDPNDFLVGQRHNLEQIQVIDGRGIMNENAGKYAGMDRFAARDAVAADLEKEGALLSVKDLRHSVGHCYRCHTVVEPYLSEQWFVRTRTLADAGVASVQAGKIKFIPEQWTNVYYQWMENIRDWCISRQLWWGHRIPAWYCDECGEVIVEENAPEKCPKCGCTHLHQDEDVLDTWFSSGLWPFSTMGWPDDTETLRKFYPTSVLVTGFDIIFFWVARMIMFGLEAMHEVPFRDVYIHALVRDEKGQKMSKSRGNVIDPLTIVKDYGADALRLTLAALTVQGRDIFLSTERISTYRLFMNKLWNASRFALMNLEDAEAGQKIDDNELQLQDKWILNRISQVSSEMTRLLDGYFFGEAARLMYDFTWGELCDWYLELAKPALRGEEGEARRKTVQAVMLAVFEDVLKLLHPIIPFVTEELWHAFPFGTDFIMRSGWPKPRLAEIDEKVISDMNFVQETIRAVRNLRAEARIAPQQTIPGVTLAVHDAAKLELLKECEKQIKLLTKVETVSFAGEGCKPEKSLATVLDGAQVYLPVGELLDVEKEMQRLRNDLAKLEKDIEKSRAKLANEKFVERAPAEVIEKEKNTLADNEAKAERTKANLASLSE